A region from the Triplophysa rosa linkage group LG4, Trosa_1v2, whole genome shotgun sequence genome encodes:
- the cnga1a gene encoding cyclic nucleotide gated channel subunit alpha 1a, whose product MTIVPASGVITVPPQMSPIMEVDTEEDQEDLIPSPNAGRLFNINNSNNNDKEEKKNKKKEKKEKKEKKEKKEKKEKKQKKEMKQKEEKEKENEKEKQEKEKEKEKEKEKEKEKEKEKKEGPKEVFVINPAGLLYYQWLFIITIPVMYNWTVIIARACFEELQHENLLMWFILDYTSDLIYLADMTFRARTGYLEQGLLIKDKKLLLKQYTDSTQFRIDVVSMIPTDILYFFLGLDYPEIRINKLLRLNRMFEFFNISETMTNYPNIFRICTLVMYIIIIIHWNACLYFSFSKSIGFGSDPWVYPSLTEPEFGELMRKYSFSLYWSTLTLTTIGETPSPELDSEFLFHVVDFLVGVLIFATIVGNIATMISNMNAAQAQFQARIDNIKQYMHARHVSKDLEDRVIKWFDYLWTNKKAQDEREVLRYLPDKLRAEIGMKVHLDTLMKVRIFADCETGLLIELVLKLRPQVFSPGDYICRKGDIGREMYIIKDGKLAVVADDGVTQFCVLGDGSYFGEISILSIKGSKAGNRRTANIRSIGYSDLFCLSKDDLMEALTEYPEAKSMLEEKGRQILLKDGLLELDPTKLKPDEKDLEYRVNRMYNTLNIMRTKVTKLMAEHEETHKNIKKRIAEIERYAGEEVEDEDEEEERTEETEKGAEGDKMEDGTQEEKIEGDPKEDMEKTEETTKEKEAGEP is encoded by the exons ATGACCATTGTACCTGCATCAGGAGTTATTACAGTACCACCCCAAATGTCTCCAATAATGGAGGTGGACACAGAGGAGGACCAAGAAGACCTTATTCCTTCTCCAAATGCAGGACGCTTGTTTAACATCAACAATAGCAACAACAATGACAA agaagagaaaaagaacaagaaaaagGAGAAAAAGGAAAAGAAGGAGAAGAAAGA gaaaaaagaaaagaaagagaagaaacaGAAAAAGGAGATGAAGCAGAAAGAAGAGAAGGAGAAGGAAaacgagaaagaaaaacaagagaaagaaaaggaaaaagagaaagaaaaggaaaaagagaaagagaaggaaaaagaaaaaaaagaggg GCCTAAAGAGGTGTTTGTCATTAACCCAGCAGGACTTCTGTACTACCAATGGCTGTTTATAATCACCATTCCTGTCATGTATAATTGGACAGTCATCATTGCAAG AGCATGTTTTGAAGAACTACAGCATGAAAATCTACTGATGTGGTTTATCTTGGACTACACCTCTGACCTGATTTACTTGGCTGACATGACCTTCAGAGCACGAACAG GTTACCTGGAACAGGGCTTGCTTATCAAAGACAAAAAGCTCCTACTTAAGCAGTACACAGACAGCACCCAGTTCCGTATCGATGTGGTCTCTATGATACCTACAGACATCTTGTACTTCTTTCTGGGCTTAGACTACCCAGAGATCCGCATTAACAAGCTACTTCGCCTGAACCGCATGTTTGAGTTCTTCAACATCTCAGAAACCATGACCAACTACCCCAACATTTTCAGAATCTGCACGTTGGTCATGTACATCATCATTATCATCCACTGGAATGCATGTCTTTACTTTTCTTTCTCCAAGTCCATTGGGTTTGGATCAGATCCATGGGTGTATCCCTCTCTCACCGAGCCCGAATTTGGAGAGCTGATGCGAAAATATTCCTTCAGCCTCTATTGGTCCACCCTTACCCTCACCACCATTGGAGAGACGCCATCCCCCGAGCTAGATTCTGAATTCCTCTTCCATGTCGTTGACTTCCTGGTGGGCGTCTTGATCTTTGCCACCATTGTGGGTAATATCGCCACCATGATCTCCAACATGAACGCGGCCCAGGCTCAGTTCCAGGCACGGATTGATAACATTAAACAATACATGCATGCGCGGCATGTCAGTAAAGACCTGGAGGATCGCGTCATCAAGTGGTTTGACTACCTGTGGACTAACAAGAAAGCACAAGATGAAAGAGAAGTGTTGAGGTATCTGCCAGACAAGCTACGGGCGGAGATCGGCATGAAGGTGCACTTAGATACCCTCATGAAGGTTCGGATCTTTGCGGATTGTGAGACGGGGTTACTCATCGAGTTGGTGCTCAAGCTCCGTCCTCAAGTCTTCAGCCCCGGTGACTACATCTGTCGCAAGGGTGATATTGGACGGGAGATGTACATCATAAAGGACGGTAAGCTTGCTGTAGTGGCCGATGATGGTGTCACTCAGTTTTGTGTTCTTGGAGACGGGAGCTACTTTGGTGAAATTAGCATTCTTAGCATAAAGGGCAGCAAAGCTGGAAATCGGAGAACGGCCAACATTCGAAGCATAGGATACTCGGATCTCTTCTGTCTGTCCAAGGATGATCTGATGGAGGCTCTAACAGAATATCCTGAAGCTAAGAGTATGTTAGAGGAGAAGGGGAGGCAGATTCTTCTAAAAGATGGTTTGCTGGAGCTGGACCCCACAAAATTGAAGCCGGATGAGAAGGATTTAGAGTACCGTGTAAACCGAATGTACAACACGCTGAACATCATGAGGACCAAGGTGACAAAGCTGATGGCAGAACACGAggagacacataaaaacatcaaGAAACGCATTGCAGAGATAGAACGCTATGCTGGAGAAGAGGTGGAGGATGAAGACGAAGAGGAGGAGAGGACAGAGGAAACAGAGAAGGGTGCGGAGGGGGACAAGATGGAGGATGGGACACAAGAGGAAAAGATAGAGGGAGATCCAAAGGAAGACATGGAAAAGACAGAGGAAACGACCAAAGAGAAGGAAGCGGGCGAGCCATAG